The following are from one region of the bacterium HR11 genome:
- the amiC_2 gene encoding N-acetylmuramoyl-L-alanine amidase AmiC: MTVGLRRIRWCFAILWVTGYALPGDPAWEIVGPVSLLGKPRSGVDAVALYRSVQARYRAMQAWPERYDRRHWERLAAQFRTVYYRYPTHAVADDAVYMEAEVYARLFRTGARDEDWQQAVDRYKFLITEYPHSPWGPTALLRVADLYRAKALPEWASYVTECARLFSEARCQKVPDYKSLLAQVRSARSEAPARPENVRARGLSVLQGIRYWTSPQYTRIVLDLSDAVSYRTGVLRDPDRLYIDLDQTVLSRQIRGQGWELPTHAHLRQVRVGQYLPDTARVVLDFDRIKQHRIFILESPYRIVIDIFQRPWESAGQAQSRAEAATRPTETPAPSAPADRTEDAAAREIPVPEANRSGTYSIARQLGMKVARIMLDPGHGGHDPGAIGVGGLREKDVTLAIARRLREAILRRWNVEVLMTRDDDRFVPLEERTAMANSQGVDLFISIHANASRDGRLHGVETYYLHWARDPHAMEVAARENAVSTAKLHELRKFVHLILQNTKVEESRDLAEYLQKHLIGSVRSRYPTRDLGVKSAPFYVLMGAQMPAVLVETAFLTHDREGRLLADPAFQDRVVQGLLEGLAAYLEAQGSLANLTRPSDT, translated from the coding sequence ATGACCGTGGGCCTACGTCGGATTCGGTGGTGTTTCGCCATCCTTTGGGTCACGGGTTATGCCCTCCCCGGCGACCCGGCGTGGGAGATTGTCGGGCCTGTGAGTCTCCTCGGGAAGCCTCGTTCAGGGGTCGACGCCGTTGCCCTATACCGGTCGGTCCAGGCCCGCTATCGGGCCATGCAGGCCTGGCCCGAACGGTACGACCGGCGGCATTGGGAGCGGCTGGCCGCCCAATTCCGGACCGTCTACTACCGGTATCCGACCCACGCCGTGGCCGACGACGCCGTCTACATGGAGGCGGAAGTTTACGCCCGACTCTTCCGGACGGGGGCGCGGGACGAGGACTGGCAGCAGGCCGTGGACCGCTACAAGTTCCTCATCACCGAATACCCCCATAGCCCCTGGGGCCCGACGGCCCTCCTGCGGGTCGCTGACCTCTACCGGGCAAAGGCCCTGCCGGAGTGGGCTTCCTACGTGACGGAATGCGCCCGCCTTTTCTCGGAGGCCCGGTGTCAAAAAGTCCCCGACTACAAGTCCCTCCTCGCCCAGGTCCGGTCCGCCCGGTCAGAGGCCCCCGCCCGACCCGAGAACGTCCGCGCCAGGGGCCTCTCCGTCCTCCAGGGCATCCGCTACTGGACGAGCCCCCAGTACACCCGTATCGTGCTGGACCTCTCGGACGCCGTCTCCTACCGGACGGGTGTCCTCCGGGACCCAGACCGCCTCTACATTGACCTCGACCAGACAGTCCTGTCTCGACAGATTCGGGGTCAGGGTTGGGAACTCCCGACCCATGCCCACCTCCGACAGGTCCGCGTGGGTCAGTACCTGCCCGATACGGCCCGGGTCGTCCTGGATTTCGACCGAATTAAACAGCACCGGATCTTCATCCTGGAATCGCCTTACCGAATCGTCATCGACATCTTCCAGCGCCCCTGGGAGTCGGCCGGTCAGGCCCAGAGCCGGGCCGAGGCGGCTACCCGGCCGACAGAGACGCCGGCCCCGTCCGCCCCGGCCGACCGAACGGAAGACGCCGCCGCTCGAGAAATCCCCGTCCCCGAGGCGAATCGATCCGGGACTTACAGCATCGCCCGCCAGTTGGGCATGAAGGTCGCCCGCATCATGTTGGACCCGGGTCACGGGGGTCACGACCCGGGCGCCATCGGCGTCGGGGGTCTCCGGGAAAAGGACGTGACGCTGGCCATCGCCCGCCGCCTCCGGGAGGCCATCCTCCGCCGGTGGAACGTCGAAGTCCTGATGACCCGAGACGACGACCGCTTCGTCCCCCTGGAGGAACGCACGGCGATGGCCAATTCCCAGGGTGTCGACCTGTTCATCTCGATCCACGCCAACGCCAGCCGCGACGGCCGCCTGCACGGCGTGGAGACCTACTACCTGCACTGGGCCCGGGACCCCCACGCCATGGAGGTCGCCGCCCGGGAGAACGCCGTCTCGACGGCCAAGCTCCACGAGCTCCGGAAGTTTGTCCACCTGATCCTTCAGAACACCAAGGTCGAGGAGTCTCGGGACTTGGCCGAGTACCTTCAGAAGCACCTGATCGGCTCGGTCCGCTCCCGATACCCGACCCGGGACCTGGGCGTGAAGTCGGCGCCCTTTTATGTCCTGATGGGCGCCCAAATGCCGGCCGTCCTGGTCGAGACGGCCTTCTTGACCCATGACCGGGAGGGCCGCCTCCTGGCCGACCCGGCTTTCCAGGACCGGGTCGTCCAGGGCCTCCTGGAGGGCCTGGCGGCCTACCTGGAGGCCCAGGGAAGCCTGGCCAACTTAACCCGACCGTCCGATACTTGA